A genomic window from Salvia splendens isolate huo1 chromosome 11, SspV2, whole genome shotgun sequence includes:
- the LOC121755646 gene encoding putative disease resistance RPP13-like protein 1, translated as MVWKWITTCGSFVPSAIISNNKMMPKIKEVTNRLQFIVKQRTELNLLDNPVGHSNRPSVLRSPSTSVVNESHVYGRDEDKEAITKMLLMDEDCRDNVPVIPIVGMGGIGKTTLAQLVYNDRNVKQNFHVRAWVCVSVEFDVVSITEKLYESVTGEPGQSKALDILQVRLREELGKSKFLIVLDDVWNENYAKWVDLCVPFQLGTRGSRIIVTARNERVASVVGSLRAAYRVERLTDDDCLSLLAQHAGRSFHVNSELKDVGLRLVKKCKGLPLAAKTLGGLLRSKEEWFDVLTSKIWDLPEGNILPVLRLSYHHLPPHLKHLFAYCSIFPKDYDFEKNELVCLWMGEGFLEKQNSRKTKEELGLEYFNELLSRSFFQRASDRDEYFVMHDLINDLAQFVAGETCYRLDEKMDTNLEYKMPTKARHGSFLRHEYEVFRKFKAFSEVQGLRIFLPMPVQNALVCPPFYLSNKILAELIPELHSLRVLSLSGYSITELPSSICNLIRLRYLNLSGTSVVKLPDTLGDIYNLQTLSLRNCRAICKLPSTMGKLSNLRHLDNSTTDQLKDIPVEIGVLKNLQTLPKIVLSKEGDLGLRELRDLKQLRGSLAIFELQNVTNIEDVKEASLCTHELDELQLTCGSKMDDTRDKSTEEEVMDSLHPHEKLRSLKISHYGGVGFPCWIGNPQFHKLSSISILSCLECKYLPPLGQLPELKHLLIGSMPKSQLSSMGVVLWIHKLETLRFDYMPEWEKWAASADGKDIKFPRLRQLTISRCSKLTSVSPLNFPVLQELDLEECSKVLLESFYNLDSLKTLKVEAVAGLSHLPRELSQSLLALEVLECCNCSELLSLWPEETSLEHLTHLKRLVIADCKQLVSMGQGEQHFPRKLEVLEVFRCENLITLPNDLSDLSSLRELIIKNCLKFVNFPESGLPPMLKRLEILSCNALESLPSNMSGLERLEIKKCSSLRTWARGNFPVSVKKLAIENCPKLEPVPELMFPPYSSIMLEDLSLRTWPDFSNLLQRLHGFSHLIEIKLSNCRLKEFPEQGLPPSLRTLSIEKCANLKSLPEKIRSMKSLVSLRVTKLSQA; from the coding sequence ATGGTCTGGAAATGGATCACAACTTGTGGCAGCTTTGTGCCTAGTGCAATAATATCTAATAATAAGATGATGCCCAAGATAAAGGAGGTCACAAACAGGTTGCAGTTTATAGTTAAGCAAAGGACCGAATTGAATCTGCTGGATAATCCAGTTGGTCACTCAAACCGACCATCAGTATTAAGATCACCTAGCACTTCTGTGGTAAATGAGTCTCATGTATATGGAAGAGATGAAGATAAAGAAGCAATAACGAAAATGTTGCTTATGGATGAAGATTGTCGTGACAATGTTCCTGTCATTCCAATAGTTGGAATGGGTGGTATTGGCAAAACCACTCTTGCCCAGCTGGTTTATAATGATAGAAATGTTAAGCAGAATTTTCATGTGAGGGCTTGGGTGTGTGTCTCTGTAGAATTTGATGTGGTTTCTATCACCGAAAAACTTTATGAGTCTGTAACTGGGGAGCCTGGTCAGTCCAAGGCCTTGGATATACTTCAGGTGAGGCTAAGAGAGGAGCTGGGAAAGAGCAAGTTCCTTATTGTGTTGGATGATGTTTGGAATGAAAACTATGCAAAGTGGGTTGATCTATGTGTTCCTTTTCAGTTGGGGACACGTGGGAGCAGGATTATTGTTACAGCTCGCAATGAGAGAGTTGCATCAGTAGTAGGCTCGCTTCGTGCCGCTTACCGTGTGGAACGTTTGACTGATGATGATTGCCTATCTCTGTTGGCTCAACATGCTGGGAGATCTTTCCATGTCAACTCAGAGTTAAAAGATGTCGGTTTGAGACTGGTGAAGAAGTGTAAAGGCTTGCCTTTGGCTGCTAAGACACTTGGTGGCCTCTTACGCTCTAAGGAGGAGTGGTTTGATGTGCTAACTAGCAAGATATGGGATTTGCCTGAGGGAAATATCCTCCCTGTTTTAAGATTAAGCTATCACCATCTTCCTCCACATTTGAAGCATCTTTTTGCTTATTGCTCCATATTTCCAAAGGACTACGACTTTGAAAAGAATGAGTTAGTATGTTTGTGGATGGGAGAAGGTTTTCTGGAAAAGCAAAATAGTAGGAAAACTAAGGAGGAGTTAGGCCTTGAGTACTTCAATGAGCTATTGTCAAGATCCTTTTTTCAACGTGCAAGTGACAGGGATGAATATTTTGTTATGCATGACCTTATAAATGATTTGGCTCAATTTGTTGCTGGGGAGACATGCTATCGTCTGGATGAGAAAATGGATACCAATCTGGAATACAAGATGCCTACGAAAGCTCGTCATGGTTCATTTCTTCGTCATGAATATGAAGTTTTCAGAAAATTTAAGGCTTTCAGTGAAGTTCAAGGCTTGAGGATATTCTTACCGATGCCTGTCCAAAATGCACTTGTTTGCCCTCCTTTCTACTTATCAAACAAGATCTTAGCAGAACTGATACCTGAATTGCACAGCTTAAGAGTACTTTCTCTAAGTGGCTACTCCATCACAGAGTTGCCAAGTTCAATCTGCAACTTGATACGTCTAAGGTATCTCAATCTATCTGGGACTTCAGTTGTTAAATTGCCCGATACTTTGGGTGATATCTACAATTTGCAAACCTTGTCACTACGTAACTGCCGTGCTATATGTAAGTTACCGTCAACCATGGGGAAGCTGTCTAACTTGCGGCATCTTGATAACTCCACTACTGATCAACTGAAAGATATTCCGGTTGAAATTGGTGTGTTGAAGAACCTTCAAACGTTACCAAAAATTGTTTTGAGCAAAGAGGGTGACCTGGGATTAAGGGAATTGAGGGATTTGAAGCAGTTGAGGGGATCACTTGCCATTTTTGAATTGCAAAATGTGACGAATATTGAGGATGTAAAGGAGGCAAGTCTATGCACACACGAACTTGATGAATTGCAACTGACATGCGGTAGTAAAATGGATGATACCCGTGACAAAAGTACAGAAGAAGAAGTGATGGACTCTCTGCATCCTCATGAAAAGTTGAGAAGTCTCAAGATTTCTCACTATGGAGGAGTTGGTTTCCCATGTTGGATAGGGAATCCTCAGTTCCACAAGTTATCCAGTATCAGTATCCTCAGTTGTTTGGAATGCAAATATTTACCACCACTAGGACAGCTTCCAGAGCTTAAACACCTGCTTATAGGAAGCATGCCAAAATCTCAACTGAGTTCTATGGGAGTGGTTTTGTGGATCCATAAACTTGAGACACTAAGATTTGATTACATGCCAGAATGGGAGAAATGGGCTGCTTCTGCTGATGGGAAGGACATTAAGTTCCCACGTCTTCGTCAGCTTACTATATCCAGGTGCAGCAAATTAACCAGTGTCTCTCCATTGAACTTTCCTGTGCTGCAGGAGTTGGATCTCGAAGAGTGTAGCAAGGTTTTGCTAGAAAGTTTCTATAATCTTGACTCCTTAAAGACCTTGAAGGTTGAGGCTGTTGCAGGGCTTTCACATCTACCAAGGGAACTTTCCCAGTCCTTACTAGCACTTGAAGTTTTAGAGTGTTGTAACTGCAGTGAGCTGCTATCACTGTGGCCAGAAGAGACTTCACTCGAACATCTTACCCATCTAAAGCGCCTTGTCATTGCAGATTGTAAGCAGCTTGTATCAATGGGACAAGGAGAGCAGCACTTTCCTCGCAAACTTGAAGTTCTTGAAGTCTTTCGCTGTGAAAATTTGATTACCCTCCCAAATGACTTGAGTGATCTCAGCTCACTAAGAGAGTTGATTATAAAGAATTGTCTTAAATTTGTCAACTTCCCTGAGAGTGGCCTTCCCCCCATGCTGAAACGCCTCGAGATACTCAGCTGCAATGCACTAGAGTCCCTTCCCAGTAACATGTCTGGCCTGGAAAGGTTGGAGATCAAGAAGTGCTCATCCCTGAGGACCTGGGCAAGAGGTAATTTCCCAGTTTCTGTAAAGAAACTTGCAATTGAAAACTGCCCCAAACTCGAACCAGTTCCAGAGCTGATGTTTCCCCCATACAGCAGCATTATGCTGGAAGATCTTAGTTTACGCACTTGGCCAGACTTCAGTAATCTCCTACAGCGATTGCATGGGTTTTCACATCTTATTGAGATAAAGCTATCTAATTGTCGTCTAAAGGAATTCCCGGAACAAGGCTTGCCACCGAGCCTCAGGACACTTTCTATTGAAAAATGTGCAAATCTCAAGTCATTGCCAGAAAAGATTCGTAGCATGAAATCCCTCGTATCACTTAGAGTTACGAAGTTGTCACAGGCTTGA